From Trichoderma atroviride chromosome 1, complete sequence, one genomic window encodes:
- a CDS encoding uncharacterized protein (EggNog:ENOG41~TransMembrane:1 (i40-58o)), producing the protein MTLSRYIFTTLVLLQPWPRNDETLAAFSRRRILSPWIQRGLAPFVSLTILATLTFYLVEMSYFLPPQVSDVAPRQTTSLALPKKNQPLRRTQTESPQPASSASPAGWMRKIMLPSRRPERGGTSREQGYWEQMEVEGKVRPRRRMTDSQYSIGDVSVDSSHIARWNVPKDIPKEQPSELPREQRAASTKPASSLPPTAKQKNWSWSWSPLKGSDDQISVTKPGALPSDDWNGNNSNLTGNIKTAETGGPSMDSETATHKKQLQRRDALRARKARRRQRQSLRDSGDFLGVQGVNPHTGELDVMSPTDDSSPLSTRSHQETVHSVMNTLRDKWKNSRHHRTRASPSKGKHIEGNDTKLSFGPQKEKKRARGLGKAVRWKRRVGEWSSLQEPDLSPISASPNSRRPSHALGLQQSVQHLSLEEALPDLSPPTDTLTFVNEPISLIKVSSPVEVPNPLTRTSSNSTVIKTPRRQSLANPSLAS; encoded by the exons ATGACGCTTTCGCGTTACATATTTACCACTctcgtccttcttcagccctGGCCGAGGAACGATGAGACTCTCGCAGCATTCTCACGTCGACGTATCCTCAGCCCTTGGATTCAGAGAGGTCTGGCTCCCTTCGTTTCTTTAACTATACTAGCTACACTCACTTTCTATCTCGTTGAAATGTCATATTTTCTGCCTCCCCAAGTTTCAGACGTGGCTCCCCGGCAGACAACATCTCTCGCACTGCCCAAGAAGAATCAGCCCCTCAGGAGGACGCAGACGGAGAGCCCGCAACctgcctcttctgcctctccaGCAGGATGGATGAGGAAAATAATGCTTCCTAGTCGGCGCCCAGAACGCGGCGGGACGAGCAGGGAGCAGGGCTATTGGGAGCAGATGGAAGTTGAAGGAAAAGTCCGGCCACGACGTCGCATGACGGACAGCCAGTACAGCATCGGTGACGTATCGGTGGATTCGAGCCATATAGCCCGCTGGAATGTGCCAAAGGATATCCCGAAAGAGCAGCCAAGTGAATTGCCGCGGGAGCAGCGCGCTGCATCGACAAAGccagcatcttctttgccCCCAACTGCCAAGCAAAAgaactggagctggagctggagtcCGCTAAAAGGCTCTGATGATCAAATATCTGTGACGAAACCGGGCGCGTTGCCGAGCGATGACTGGAATGGAAACAACAGTAACCTGACGGGGAACATCAAAACAGCCGAGACTGGCGGTCCAAGCATGGATTCTGAGACTGCGACACACAAGAAACAACTTCAGAGGCGCGATGCACTCAGAGCGAGAAAGGCCCGGCGGCGCCAGCGTCAGAGCCTGAGGGATAGTGGCGACTTCCTGGGTGTGCAGGGCGTCAACCCTCATACTGGAGAGCTGGATGTCATGTCTCCTACCGATGACAGCAGCCCCCTGAGTACGAGAAGCCACCAAGAGACTGTACACAGCGTTATGAATACTCTGCGAGACAAGTGGAAAAATAGCAGGCATCATAGAACGAGAGCCTCTCCGAGCAAAGGAAAGCACATCGAAGGCAACGACACCAAGCTTTCCTTCGGGCcgcagaaagagaagaagagggcgagagGCTTGGGCAAGGCCGTTAGATGGAAAAGACGTGTGGGCGAGTGGTCGTCGCTGCAGGAACCTGATTTGAGCCCCATCAGCGCATCGCCAAATTCTC GAAGACCCTCACATGCCCTAGGCCTCCAACAATCAGTCCAGCATCTGTCTCTCGAAGAAGCACTGCCTGATCTCAGCCCTCCAACCGACACTCTTACTTTCGTGAATGAGCCCATCAGCCTCATCAAAGTCTCTTCGCCAGTTGAAGTCCCAAACCCTCTAACTCGTACCTCGTCCAATTCTACGGTCATCAAAACCCCTCGTCGACAAAGCCTTGCCAACCCGTCTCTCGCATCATAG
- a CDS encoding uncharacterized protein (TransMembrane:11 (i20-38o44-66i87-109o150-169i181-197o217-235i247-269o281-300i312-330o336-356i437-455o)): MTVAGSPSSSATELSRTETLSLVSLSGASLAILANTFHGDGEPLIASLALSLVAFSLCYAMIRWLGPTFIKAGFRGRDLSKANGGEIPECMGAVCAAVYLITVIIFIPFPFYKDIVAATSGGGNRDVVVEIQIQHANEGRFLHRFPHNKLASYLGAIISLQTIALLGIGDDLFDIRWRHKWWIPGLASIPLLVVYFVDFDVTSIVIPVQLQPYLGELFDLGALYYVYMACVAMFCPQSINMFAGINGIEVSQCIVVSLLIAFNDCLYLFTPYPHPATDSHLFSLYLLLPWIGVSCALLYHNWYPAKVFVGDTYCYFSGMVFAVVGILGHFSKTLGLLLVPQLFNFLYSCPQIFGLIPCPRHRLPKFNARTGLMEPSVTPWSPDRQPHPLVGQALLFLHRLRLLKATTDEKGLFVETSNLTLLNLWLVWRGPLKENRLALEVTMLQLGVGLFGLFVRHKLALLIFKEDNWGSTGQH, encoded by the exons ATGACCGTCGCCGGCTCGCCCAGCTCCTCCGCGACAGAGCTCTCCCGCACCGAAAcgctcagcctcgtctcccTCTCGGGCGCCTCGCTCGCCATCCTCGCAAACACCTTCCACGGCGATGGCGAGCCCCTCATTGCGTCGCTGGCGCTCTCGCTCGTGGCCTTTTCGCTCTGCTACGCCATGATCCGCTGGCTCGGGCCGACGTTTATCAAGGCTGGCTTCCGGGGGCGCGACCTGAGCAAGGCCAACGGCGGCGAGATCCCGGAATGCATGGGCGCGGTGTGCGCCGCCGTGTATCTCATcaccgtcatcatcttcatcccgTTTCCCTTTTACAAGGATATTGTTGCGGCGACGAGTGGAGGCGGAAATCGCGATGTGGTGGTTGAGATCCAGATCCAGCACGCCAACGAGGGGCGTTTCCTGCATCGCTTCCCCCACAACAAG CTCGCGTCCTAcctcggcgccatcatctcgctCCAGACCATCGCCCTGCTCGGCATCGGCGACGACCTCTTCGACATCCGCTGGCGACACAAGTGGTGGATCCCCGGCCTGGCCTCCATCCCGCTCCTCGTCGTCTACTTTGTCGACTTCGACGTCACGTCCATCGTCATCCCCGTCCAGCTGCAGCCCTACCTCGGCGAGCTCTTCGACCTCGGCGCCCTCTACTACGTCTACATGGCCTGCGTCGCCATGTTCTGCCCGCAGAGCATCAACATGTTCGCCGGCATCAACGGCATCGAGGTCTCCCAGTGCATCGTCGTCTCCCTCCTCATCGCCTTCAACGACTGCCTCTACCTCTTCACGCCCTACCCGCACCCGGCCACCGACTCGcacctcttctcgctctACCTGCTGCTCCCCTGGATCGGCGTCTCCTGCGCGCTGCTCTACCACAACTGGTACCCGGCAAAGGTCTTTGTCGGCGACACCTACTGCTACTTCTCGGGAATGGTCTtcgccgtcgtcggcatcCTCGGCCACTTCTCCAAGACGCTCGGCCTGCTCCTCGTCCCGCAGCTCTTCAACTTCCTCTACTCGTGCCCCCAAATCTTCGGCCTCATCCCCTGTCCGCGCCACCGCCTCCCGAAATTCAACGCCCGCACCGGTCTCATGGAACCCTCCGTCACGCCCTGGAGTCCCGATCGACAACCCCATCCTCTAGTCGGCCAGGCATTGCTCTTCCTGCACCGCCTGCGCCTCCTCAAAGCCACAACAGACGAAAAGGGCCTCTTTGTCGAAACGAGCAACCTCACTCTCCTCAACCTATGGCTCGTCTGGCGCGGGCCCCTCAAGGAAAACCGCCTCGCCTTGGAAGTGACaatgctgcagctcggcgttGGTCTGTTTGGCTTGTTTGTCAGGCATAAGCTTGCACTATTAATCTTTAAGGAAGACAACTGGGGCAGCACAGGACAGCATTAA
- a CDS encoding uncharacterized protein (EggNog:ENOG41~TransMembrane:4 (i40-60o80-102i177-196o208-227i)): protein MPRLVRRRPLWERITSNLNPMDFLLWLSEELETRDWDSKLVGTQLGLAMNLVFLLARANAGATSSSSDNDIFGDETKTGWFSYVAYLIVWGLALFSCINAAYTYTRTRRYRMFQANIEEPLSTPSARRVQVQSSPVTSVSPLRYFADKIAPGSAESRSHPDKKRDVWELAVWDPLPISLRLVCLFSPGHVLAYLLALPLAPLDPQPSVTVFNAVVMQMVLSGQMLFLSSRFAQQAKDNAIIQKEVMNEYNTKFVHPRLNPVVRDVGTQVAAEHSPKGRGFVQVGTPTTLIRKSYVTRGTSQAGHGNGLSSGHSQMMDPIAPRHSEVTPTNGDQPRSTFRQYMMADQAAGTAPSPMPLSATSANTANYGGNMGVYSHNKSPLKKVMDRGAFNEPASPRNSREMAALEQQGRSASTPYSGASRSRAQQDRSIRW, encoded by the exons ATGCCGAGACTCGTGCGGCGGAGGCCGCTCTGGGAGCGCATCACGTCGAATCTGAACCCCATGGACTTCCTTCTCTGGCTGtcggaagagctggagacgagGGACTGGGACTCGAAGCTGGTGGGCACGCAGCTGGGCTTGGCCATGAatcttgtctttttgctggcGCGGGCAAACGCTGGAGcgacgtcttcgtcgtcggacAACGACATCTTTGGTGACGAGACCAAGACAGGATGGTTTTCATATGTG GCCTATCTCATCGTCTGGGGCCTCGCGCTCTTCTCTTGCATCAACGCGGCTTACACCTACACGCGAACGCGAAGATACCGAATGTTCCAGGCCAACATCGAAGAGCCTCTCTCCACGCCCTCTGCGCGACGGGTCCAGGTGCAGTCGTCTCCCGTGACGTCTGTCTCACCGCTTCGATACTTTGCCGACAAGATTGCACCGGGCTCGGCTGAATCGCGATCGCATCCGGATAAGAAACGAGATGTGTGGGAACTCGCCGTCTGGGATCCTCTGCCTATTTCTCTACGACTTGTTTGCTTGTTCAGCCCGGGACACGTGCTGGCCTATCTCCTCGCCCTCCCGTTGGCGCCTTTGGATCCTCAGCCGAGTGTGACTGTATTCAACGCCGTCGTGATGCAAATGGTTCTCTCCGGACAGatgcttttcctctcttcgcGATTCGCGCAGCAAGCCAAGGACAACGCCATTATCCAGAAGGAGGTCATGAACGAGTACAACACAAAGTTTGTCCATCCTCGGCTAAATCCCGTCGTCAGAGACGTCGGAACTCAGGTTGCAGCGGAGCACTCTCCCAAGGGCCGTGGATTTGTGCAAGTCGGCACGCCGACAACACTCATCAGAAAATCTTATGTGACACGGGGTACCTCTCAAGCTGGGCACGGTAACGGCTTGTCCTCTGGCCACAGCCAGATGATGGACCCCATCGCCCCAAGGCACTCAGAAGTCACTCCTACCAATGGAGATCAACCTCGCTCGACGTTTAGACAATACATGATGGCCGACCAAGCCGCTGGCACAGCGCCGTCACCTATGCCGCTCTCGGCTACATCTGCAAACACTGCCAATTATGGAGGCAACATGGGAGTATACAGCCATAACAAGTCGCCTCTGAAGAAAGTTATGGACCGAGGCGCTTTTAACGAGCCAGCGTCGCCTCGAAACTCACGAGAGATGGCAGCACTGGAGCAGCAGGGCAGAAGCGCGTCCACCCCATATTCAGGAGCTTCCAGAAGCAGAGCACAGCAAGACAGATCCATTAGATGGTGA
- a CDS encoding uncharacterized protein (EggNog:ENOG41~TransMembrane:1 (i106-131o)), with protein MFWLRFQRPSRGTPDGDVMSVIYDRDPCGLEVRIPEDGLEVWAPDVGGLEVSTPVQVEQALEAFRGCDDLEAVDPGANAFVRVNTDSFIEKHEQTPPDNKSRKKQWLIFVLAGVALLFVIVAAVLGIVLGLRLNNNNIKTPSETPQASATPPATSSKPANAVYATSGIGVTGWWTGPSSFTIRLVYQGSDGYLRLMRYHSGDGNWSTLATFSDTNAKLGSPIAASSYNIPYYCFTPITSSDVREPPSFCTLPCVLN; from the coding sequence ATGTTTTGGCTTCGATTTCAACGGCCTTCCAGGGGTACGCCAGACGGTGATGTGATGAGCGTGATATACGACCGTGATCCGTGCGGACTGGAAGTGCGAATACCGGAAGACGGGCTGGAAGTATGGGCTCCTGACGTGGGAGGACTGGAGGTCTCAACTCCCGTACAGGTTGAACAGGCGCTGGAAGCATTTCGCGGCTGCGACGATTTGGAGGCTGTAGATCCCGGCGCAAATGCCTTTGTTAGGGTCAATACCGACAGCTTCATCGAGAAACATGAACAAACTCCACCGGATAACAAGTcgagaaagaagcaatggcTCATCTTCGTTCTAGCAGGCGTCGCTCTGCTGTTTGTCATCGTGGCAGCCGTGCTTGGCATCGTCCTTGGGTTGCGactcaacaacaacaacatcaagacTCCTTCAGAAACACCACAGGCCTCCGCTACACCTCCAGCTACGTCTTCGAAACCGGCCAATGCCGTCTACGCAACCTCAGGCATCGGTGTCACCGGCTGGTGGACAGGCCCGTCAAGCTTCACCATCCGCCTCGTATACCAAGGATCAGACGGCTACCTGCGTCTGATGCGATACCATTCCGGCGATGGCAACTGGTCCACGCTGGCCACATTCTCGGATACAAACGCCAAACTCGGCAGCCCAATAGCAGCATCGAGCTACAACATCCCCTACTATTGCTTCACTCCGATAACAAGCAGTGATGTGAGAGAGCCCCCATCATTTTGCACTTTGCCATGTGTGCTCAACTAA
- a CDS encoding uncharacterized protein (BUSCO:EOG092D4MP9), with translation MSSQADFKDRQFLAVIGDEDSVTGLLLAGIGHITTGAEAQKNFLVVDSKTETAAIESAFESFTTRKDIGIVLINQHIADRIRHRVDTYTAAFPTVLEIPSKDHPYDPEKDSVLRRVRRLFGE, from the exons ATGTCATCGCAGGCCGACTTCAAGGACCGGCAGTTCCTTGCCGTAATCGGCGATGAG GACTCTGTAACGGGCCTCTTGCTCGCAGGCATCGGT CATATCACGACTGGCGCCGAAGCGCAAAAGAACTTTCTCGTCGTCGACAGCAAGACTGAAACTGCAGCCATCGAATCTGCGTTTGAGAGCTTTACAACCCGGAAAGACATTGGAATCGTCTTGATCAACCAGCAT ATTGCCGATAGAATACGACACCGAGTCGATACCTACACCGCTGCCTTTCCTACGGTCCTCGAAATTCCAAGCAAAGATCACCCTTACGACCCAGAGAAGGACAGTGTGTTGAGACGAGTGCGTCGTCTGTTTGGAGAGTAA
- a CDS encoding uncharacterized protein (EggNog:ENOG41~BUSCO:EOG092D45IW~SECRETED:SignalP(1-20)) — MRFSTAVACLSACLAAPATALAIWGDSAYAFDSNLKVPGENPIEFCSASRDGNLIDIKKVDLAPNPPKAGKPLLITASGEVKETIASGAYVKLVVKYGLIQLLSTTADLCEQLGNVDLSCPLEPGNMTLTKSVDLPSAIPPGTYSVLADVYSADDEPITCLKATVNFPRPGLSSSEDSEEL; from the exons ATGCGTTTCTCCACCGCCGTCGCTTGTTTGTCTGCCTGCCTCGCCGCTCCGGCGACGGCCCTCGCCATCTGGGGCGATTCCGCCTACGCATTCGACAGCAATCTCAAGGTGCCTGGAGAGAACCCCATCGAGTTCTGCAGCGCCAGCCGTGACGGCAacctcatcgacatcaaGAAAGTCGACCTGGCTCCCAATCCTCCCAAGGC TGGCAAGCCTCTCCTCATCACAGCCTCGGGCGAGGTCAAGGAGACTATCGCATCAGGCGCCTACGTCAAATTGGTTGTCAAGTACGGCCTTATTCAACTGCTGTCTACCACTGCAGACCTGTGTGAACAGCTCGGCAATGTCGATCTTTCTTGCCCTCTCGAGCCTGGCAACATGACACTCACCAAGAGCGTTGATTTGCCTTCCGCCATCCCTCCG GGAACCTACAGTGTCCTCGCTGATGTTTACTCTGCTGACGACGAGCCAATCACCTGCCTCAAGGCTACCGTCAACTTCCCCCGACCAGGCCTGTCTTCGTCCGAAGATTCAGAGGAATTGTAA
- a CDS encoding uncharacterized protein (EggNog:ENOG41~MEROPS:MER0472834): MADTEEPQFNTLAERIAALNKQKNFSSVGTPEAARKKPPPPPPPGRPSAEAQGRSLTAPVVTITSSAHEAAPRMPPRPKPNVDAPPPLPRRNTQNAADASGPPPLPSRTASFQASPALPPRRTSTITVPKPSGRRNSASSEASMQSTMSSLSLTKTISSTTSNGSNGTIVHKLPPVTDMADLPPLPPTRRELEAKAKEEAAARQAAAKEARPGLPPRQPSRPARPQASASTESIPRPTPRPTQKSAPVTVQIRGFGSATQPDQPPRMPPRPKIAAAADDAPPPVPMASRPSVSQIQAMSSRASPAPPAVTNDCWVCRDWSGPDDVAAQYPREGLPRNDPVGYLARALCDPFPSYNDKARAIFTWFHHNIAYDTKAFFSGNIRGQTPENTILYGAAVCQGYAETYKAIANKAGLECIVVGGHGKGYGYTALKKGERPPPADPSGHAWNAVRVDGGVWRLLDACWGAGHICGNNNLFKKEFSPVQFTNSGHRFGNSHFPSDGRHQFREDGRTITWDEYIIGRSQGPPVEVFGNCGQEGIAEDSIEPASKEISVYSGETVRFQFSKICEHWKSEKNGRGKPPLFLLQFHGVDGRKDDIIPIETDGYWHWADVNARDLGAPGQSVMVLQLTSMDGQDARGVTAQQFLSKKGKVGMAWAYVAKWELV, encoded by the coding sequence ATGGCAGACACCGAAGAACCCCAGTTTAACACGCTGGCAGAGCGGATAGCTGCGTTGAACAAGCAAAAGAACTTCAGCAGCGTTGGCACCCCTGAAGCTGCTCgcaagaagccgccgccgcctcctcctcctgggCGCCCTTCTGCCGAAGCCCAGGGACGAAGCCTCACGGCTCCCGTCGTGACCATCACCAGCTCGGCACATGAGGCTGCACCGCGAATGCCTCCGAGACCCAAGCCAAATGTTGATGCACCGCCCCCTCTCCCTCGTCGGAACACCCAGAACGCTGCAGATGCTTCTGGGCCTCCTCCTTTGCCGTCGAGGACTGCATCTTTCCAGGCGTCGCctgcgctgccgccgcggcgAACGTCGACAATTACGGTTCCCAAGCCCTCGGGCCGACGTAACTCTGCGTCATCCGAAGCCTCGATGCAGTCCACCATGTCGTCTCTGTCATTGACCAAGACAATTTCCTCTACCACGAGCAATGGATCCAACGGCACCATCGTGCATAAGCTGCCACCCGTGACGGACATGGCTGATCTGCCTCCTTTGCCACCCACCAGGCGAGAATTGGAAGCaaaggccaaagaagaggctgcggcgaggcaggccgccgccaaagaggcTAGACCTGGTCTCCCTCCTAGACAACCATCGAGACCAGCCAGGCCCCAGGCCTCTGCAAGTACTGAATCCATACCGAGACCGACACCAAGGCCGACGCAAAAGTCCGCCCCTGTGACTGTTCAAATCCGGGGCTTTGGATCTGCGACTCAACCAGATCAGCCCCCACGAATGCCACCGAGGCCCAAgattgctgccgctgctgatgaCGCTCCGCCTCCTGTCCCAATGGCCTCTCGACCATCCGTCTCCCAGATCCAGGCCATGTCATCTCGGGCATCACCAGCTCCTCCCGCTGTGACCAACGATTGTTGGGTATGCAGAGATTGGAGCGGACCTGATGATGTCGCCGCCCAGTACCCCAGAGAGGGACTACCCCGGAATGACCCTGTGGGATATCTTGCCCGCGCACTATGTGATCCATTCCCCTCGTATAACGACAAGGCCAGGGCCATCTTCACATGGTTCCACCACAACATTGCGTATGATACAAAAGCCTTTTTCAGCGGCAACATCAGGGGCCAGACACCTGAAAATACCATACTATACGGTGCAGCCGTTTGCCAGGGCTATGCGGAGACATACAAGGCAATCGCCAACAAGGCAGGCTTGGAGTGCATTGTTgttggcggccatggcaaaggctACGGATACACTGCCTtgaaaaagggagaaagaCCGCCGCCAGCTGATCCGAGTGGCCACGCATGGAATGCCGTCAgagttgatggcggcgtttGGAGGCTGCTCGATGCCTGCTGGGGAGCCGGCCACATTTGTGGAAATAACAACTTGTTCAAGAAAGAATTCAGCCCCGTTCAGTTTACCAACAGCGGCCACCGGTTCGGCAACTCCCATTTCCCCTCTGATGGCAGGCACCAATTCCGAGAGGATGGCCGCACCATTACTTGGGACGAATACATCATTGGCCGTTCTCAGGGCCCGCCTGTGGAAGTATTTGGCAACTGTGGCCAAGAGGGCATTGCCGAAGATTCAATCGAACCTGCGTCCAAGGAAATATCTGTATACAGTGGCGAGACCGTTCGGTTCCAGTTCTCAAAAATCTGCGAGCACTGGAAATCAGAAAAGAATGGCCGTGGAAAGCCTCCTTTGTTCCTACTTCAGTTCCATGGCGTCGACGGCCGCAAAGACGACATCATCCCGATTGAGACGGATGGCTACTGGCACTGGGCCGATGTCAATGCTCGCGATCTCGGCGCTCCGGGCCAATCGGTCATGGTGTTGCAACTGACGTCTATGGATGGTCAAGACGCACGGGGCGTGACCGCTCAGCAGTTTCTCTCCAAGAAAGGCAAGGTTGGAATGGCTTGGGCGTATGTCGCCAAGTGGGAATTGGTTTag
- a CDS encoding uncharacterized protein (EggNog:ENOG41~TransMembrane:2 (i438-457o477-499i)), translating to MSQSMKAPFLDMVAERDMGEPYTGASMMALSAYQLTQSIPAFHQKFKHKIGLKGMRGASLSNLDLSLTPLREPIPLSLFEESPLGAISRLRYRDSPTRAKRRRPKGHFNLNNVQTMVCNAVKSLGEVSGLPQEKSVTTKCPASSPSPHSPLTSEEIKRGMQKLRDQVAVLNNQSHRLHHARAEQKPASRNLCEITDKVDEIKEPVCIPITTTTGCDHQTSPSASHQKELYQIDQLEHLLSHVVVRPGELNCSSPTIGLSRSNSDRSHTDLSTNSAQSQSSVEGDELLVELLADTTSMKQEAHKMEEERAHLRGRRLLLSEAIMPAPEDSSLPRSTFIQDQISITTNQWKLSNINQTTQEPNPNKASSPTEHQTQMVEENPWVHPEEEGSDDIASLSDDWEHLQGTRLDPKLPLEEDCGEWKIFTEWKEYRRQNQRESAGLQLFLYCLKTLAKLYWSTVWPMLDPRTLQVEHDGPMPLWKACLLIVLAAPMMTVGFVVIVQGMKLVRLMAWLLDYADDGAAIWI from the coding sequence ATGAGTCAATCCATGAAGGCGCCTTTTTTAGACATGGTAGCCGAGAGGGACATGGGCGAGCCCTACACGGGAGCAAGCATGATGGCCCTCTCGGCATACCAGCTTACCCAGTCGATCCCAGCTTTTCACCAGAAATTCAAGCACAAGATTGGCCTCAAAGGGATGAGAGGCGCCAGTCTGTCCAATTTGGATCTTTCGCTGACGCCACTTCGAGAACCAATCCCTCTGAGCCTGTTCGAAGAAAGCCCGTTGGGGGCCATCTCTCGTCTGCGGTATAGAGACAGTCCGAcaagagccaagagaagaCGGCCAAAGGGTCATTTCAATCTGAACAACGTCCAAACCATGGTATGCAACGCCGTAAAGAGCCTGGGCGAAGTGAGCGGCTTGCCGCAGGAGAAATCAGTCACCACAAAATGTCCCGCGAGTTCACCCAGCCCTCATTCACCGCTCACTTCAGAGGAGATAAAACGGGGCATGCAGAAATTACGAGACCAGGTAGCAGTGTTAAACAATCAATCCCACCGTCTACACCACGCCAGGGCAGAACAGAAGCCAGCCAGTCGCAACTTGTGCGAAATCACGGACAAAGTCGACGAGATCAAAGAACCTGTTTGCATAcccatcaccaccactacTGGTTGCGACCACCAAACATCTCCCTCGGCCTCTCACCAGAAAGAGCTGTATCAGATAGACCAGCTGGAACATCTTCTCTCACACGTGGTAGTCCGACCGGGCGAATTGAACTGCAGCTCGCCAACCATAGGCTTATCGAGGAGCAACTCGGACAGATCCCACACAGACCTATCCACGAATTCCGCGCAGAGTCAAAGCTCAGTGGAAGGGGACGAGCTGCTGGTAGAACTACTAGCAGACACTACATCCATGAAGCAGGAGGCTCACAaaatggaagaggagagggcgCACTTGCGAGGCAGGCGTCTATTGCTGTCAGAAGCCATCATGCCGGCGCCGGAGGACAGCTCGTTGCCCAGGTCAACATTTATACAGGACCAAATATCAATAACTACGAACCAATGGAAGCTATCGAACATCAATCAGACGACACAAGAACCAAACCCCAACAAAGCATCAAGCCCAACAGAACATCAAACACAGATGGTGGAAGAGAACCCTTGGGTTCAtccagaggaagaaggcagcGACGACATCGCAAGTCTTTCAGATGACTGGGAACATCTCCAAGGCACTCGTCTCGATCCAAAGCTACCGCTGGAAGAGGACTGTGGCGAGTGGAAGATTTTTACGGAATGGAAGGAGTATCGGCGCCAAAACCAAAGAGAGTCTGCtgggctgcagcttttcctGTACTGCCTGAAAACTCTAGCCAAGCTCTACTGGTCAACCGTCTGGCCCATGCTCGATCCTCGAACATTGCAAGTCGAGCACGACGGGCCAATGCCTTTGTGGAAGGCCTGCCTGTTGATTGTGCTTGCGGCACCAATGATGACGGTAGGCTTTGTGGTTATCGTGCAAGGTATGAAGCTTGTGAGGCTGATGGCGTGGCTCTTGGACTATGCGGATGATGGAGCGGCGATTTGGATTTAG